A genomic window from Chanodichthys erythropterus isolate Z2021 chromosome 1, ASM2448905v1, whole genome shotgun sequence includes:
- the LOC137031635 gene encoding general transcription factor II-I repeat domain-containing protein 2A-like — protein MNLPWAKLPNVTTDGCPNLTGKNTGLLRRIQDRVREDDPNSTLIFLHCIIHQEALSKSVLKLDHVTKTVVKLVNFIRARALNHRQFIQLLEESEAEHTDVQYHSNVRWLSLGTVLRRVWDLRDQIGVFLENVRKAGDFPELEDSDWMLDFAFAVDLMGHLNDLNWKLQGKDVFVHELYSYVRAFRAKLTLFSQQMTNKSFTHFPTLATMKHVPSRLTVKYTTTLEDLHTEFHRRFSDFGKI, from the coding sequence ATGAACCTACCGTGGGCGAAGTTACCGAACGTGACCACTGATGGCTGTCCAAACCTCACCGGGAAGAACACTGGGCTATTGCGTAGGATACAGGACAGGGTGAGAGAGGATGACCCCAACTCAACTCTGATTTTCTTGCACTGCATCATTCATCAGGAGGCCTTGTCTAAGTCTGTGTTAAAGCTTGATCATGTCACCAAAACTGTGGTGAAACTTGTCAATTTCATCAGGGCCCGGGCGCTTAACCACCGCCAGTTTATCCAGTTGTTGGAGGAGAGTGAGGCAgaacacactgatgtccaatacCACTCAAACGTCCGCTGGCTGAGCCTGGGCACAGTGCTACGCCGTGTGTGGGACCTAAGAGATCAGATAGGGGTGTTTCTGGAGAATGTCAGGAAGGCTGGTGACTTTCCAGAACTTGAAGATTCTGATTGGATGCTTGACTTTGCATTTGCTGTGGATTTAATGGGCCATTTGAATGACCTCAATTGGAAGCTGCAGGGGAAGGATGTGTTCGTGCACGAACTGTATTCCTATGTGCGAGCATTCAGAGCAAAGCTGACCCTGTTTTCCCAACAAATGACAAACAAGAGCTTTACACATTTCCCAACTCTCGCCACAATGAAGCATGTGCCATCCCGACTCACTGTCAAATACACCACTACACTCGAGGATCTGCACACTGAATTTCACAGGCGTTTCTCTGATTTCGGAAAAATTTAA